In one Hippocampus zosterae strain Florida chromosome 10, ASM2543408v3, whole genome shotgun sequence genomic region, the following are encoded:
- the zbtb44 gene encoding zinc finger and BTB domain-containing protein 44 isoform X1 encodes MGVKTFTHCSTSHSQEMLEKLNTLRNQGDLCDVTIRVQDKHFLAHKVVLACCSEFFRSKLVGRPEEEDKFVLDLHHVTVSGFAPLLEYAYTSTLSISTENIIDVLAAASYMQMFAVASTCSEFMKSSILWSPSNHNSNTLTAGKPLESAPESASSNCALTPLDGSVSPVSSDCSVMERNVPVCRESRRKRKSFVSMASPESPLKCTTQMVTTSPQVPNPSPSFSDSTAQPVESSLAFPWTFPFGIDRRFHSDKSKLPESPRCQEQAATVTSEVVVGRRLSDFLSCESSKEVSPPVPTEEEDVRVKVERLSDEEVQEASSHPVSASQSSLNDQQTVPGSEQSQEDLLISPQSSSIGSMDEGVSEGLPSIQSTANAGGHAEDDERLEGIQYPYHLYIGPSARPGTNGPDRPFQCPTCGVRFTRIQNLKQHMLIHSGIKPFQCDRCGKKFTRAYSLKMHRLKHEGKRCFRCQICSATFTSFGEYKHHMRVSRHIIRKPRIYECKTCGAMFTNSGNLIVHLRSLNHEASELANYFQSSSDFLVPDYLSHVQEEEEEVLGVQYELEESHHHRVYASNTSTSTTIPTSSSSSVQMAVISQVSASTQNCESSPGFLSPDSMDPLEARVSFKKHAGGTAALAEETKKDNREGGSSPVAFDQVHHRRPNILA; translated from the exons ATGGGAGTGAAAACCTTTACCCATTGCTCGACCTCCCACAGCCAGGAGATGCTCGAAAAGCTCAACACTTTGCGTAATCAAGGTGACTTGTGTGATGTTACCATCAGGGTGCAAGACAAACATTTCCTGGCACATAAAGTGGTCCTGGCGTGCTGCAGTGAATTCTTCCGTTCCAAACTGGTGGGTCGGCCCGAGGAGGAGGACAAGTTTGTCTTGGACCTTCACCACGTGACCGTTAGTGGCTTTGCTCCTCTGCTGGAATACGCCTACACATCCACACTCTCCATCAGCACAGAAAATATTATCGACGTCCTCGCAGCTGCGAGTTACATGCAGATGTTTGCCGTAGCAAGCACTTGTTCAGAGTTCATGAAGTCCAGTATTCTATGGAGTCCAAGTAACCACAACAGCAACACGCTTACAGCAGGCAAACCCCTTGAATCAGCACCTGAGAGTGCCTCTTCAAACTGTGCCCTCACGCCACTTGACGGCAGCGTGTCACCCGTGTCATCTGACTGTAGTGTGATGGAGAGAAACGTTCCCGTTTGCCGTGAATCACGACGGAAACGAAAGAGTTTTGTAAGCATGGCTTCGCCCGAGAGTCCCCTCAAATGCACGACACAGATGGTCACAACCTCCCCCCAAGTGCCCAATCCATCCCCTTCGTTTTCAGACAGCACGGCCCAGCCTGTGGAGTCCTCGCTGGCCTTCCCGTGGACCTTCCCATTCGGCATTGATAGGAGATTCCACTCAGATAAATCAAAGCTCCCAGAGAGCCCCCGGTGCCAAGAGCAGGCAGCAACAGTTACTTCTGAGGTAGTGGTTGGTCGGCGACTCAGTGACtttttgtcatgtgaaagcTCCAAGGAAGTGTCACCACCCGTGCCAACTGAGGAAGAAGATGTGAGGGTGAAAGTGGAAAGGCTCAGCGACGAGGAGGTCCAGGAGGCGTCTTCCCACCCTGTCAGCGCCTCCCAGAGCTCACTGAATGATCAACAGACGGTTCCAGGAAGTGAGCAGAGTCAGGAGGATCTCCTCATCAGTCCACAGTCATCATCCATAG gatCAATGGATGAGGGAGTGTCAGAGGGCTTGCCGTCAATTCAGAGCACCGCTAATGCTGGAGGACATGCGGAGGATGATGAAAG ATTAGAAGGTATTCAATATCCATACCACCTCTATATTGGCCCATCAGCCCGGCCCGGCACCAATGGCCCTGACAGGCCCTTTCAGTGTCCAACCTGTGGAGTTCGattcacacgcattcaaaacctgaagcagcacatgctcATACACTCCG GCATTAAGCCTTTCCAGTGTGACCGCTGTGGGAAAAAGTTCACACGGGCCTACTCTCTAAAGATGCATCGGCTGAAGCACGAAGGTAAACGCTGTTTCCGGTGCCAGATTTGTAGTGCCACATTCACGTCCTTCGGTGAATATAAGCACCACATGAGGGTCTCCCGACACATAATCCGCAAGCCGCGGATTTATGAGTGCAAAACGTGTGGCGCCATGTTCACCAACTCTGGCAATTTAATTGTACACCTGAGGAGTCTGAACCATGAGGCATCTGAACTAGCAAACTACTTCCAGAGCAG TAGTGATTTCCTCGTGCCCGACTACCTGAGCCAtgtgcaggaggaggaggaggaggtgctcGGAGTCCAATATGAATTGGAAGAATCTCACCATCACCGTGTCTATGCGAGCAACACCTCCACATCCACAACCATTCccacctcgtcctcctcctcagttCAGATGGCTGTCATCTCCCAGGTCTCCGCCTCGACCCAGAATTGTGAGAGCTCACCTGGCTTCCTTTCACCCGATTCCATGGATCCCCTGGAAGCTCGCGTCTCGTTCAAGAAGCATGCAGGCGGCACCGCTGCCCTGGCAGAGGAGACCAAGAAGGACAACAGAGAAGGAGGCAGTTCACCCGTCGCGTTTGACCAAGTGCATCATCGGAGGCCCAATATCCTGGCCTAG
- the zbtb44 gene encoding zinc finger and BTB domain-containing protein 44 isoform X2: MGVKTFTHCSTSHSQEMLEKLNTLRNQGDLCDVTIRVQDKHFLAHKVVLACCSEFFRSKLVGRPEEEDKFVLDLHHVTVSGFAPLLEYAYTSTLSISTENIIDVLAAASYMQMFAVASTCSEFMKSSILWSPSNHNSNTLTAGKPLESAPESASSNCALTPLDGSVSPVSSDCSVMERNVPVCRESRRKRKSFVSMASPESPLKCTTQMVTTSPQVPNPSPSFSDSTAQPVESSLAFPWTFPFGIDRRFHSDKSKLPESPRCQEQAATVTSEVVVGRRLSDFLSCESSKEVSPPVPTEEEDVRVKVERLSDEEVQEASSHPVSASQSSLNDQQTVPGSEQSQEDLLISPQSSSIGSMDEGVSEGLPSIQSTANAGGHAEDDERLEGIQYPYHLYIGPSARPGTNGPDRPFQCPTCGVRFTRIQNLKQHMLIHSGIKPFQCDRCGKKFTRAYSLKMHRLKHEGKRCFRCQICSATFTSFGEYKHHMRVSRHIIRKPRIYECKTCGAMFTNSGNLIVHLRSLNHEASELANYFQSSDFLVPDYLSHVQEEEEEVLGVQYELEESHHHRVYASNTSTSTTIPTSSSSSVQMAVISQVSASTQNCESSPGFLSPDSMDPLEARVSFKKHAGGTAALAEETKKDNREGGSSPVAFDQVHHRRPNILA; the protein is encoded by the exons ATGGGAGTGAAAACCTTTACCCATTGCTCGACCTCCCACAGCCAGGAGATGCTCGAAAAGCTCAACACTTTGCGTAATCAAGGTGACTTGTGTGATGTTACCATCAGGGTGCAAGACAAACATTTCCTGGCACATAAAGTGGTCCTGGCGTGCTGCAGTGAATTCTTCCGTTCCAAACTGGTGGGTCGGCCCGAGGAGGAGGACAAGTTTGTCTTGGACCTTCACCACGTGACCGTTAGTGGCTTTGCTCCTCTGCTGGAATACGCCTACACATCCACACTCTCCATCAGCACAGAAAATATTATCGACGTCCTCGCAGCTGCGAGTTACATGCAGATGTTTGCCGTAGCAAGCACTTGTTCAGAGTTCATGAAGTCCAGTATTCTATGGAGTCCAAGTAACCACAACAGCAACACGCTTACAGCAGGCAAACCCCTTGAATCAGCACCTGAGAGTGCCTCTTCAAACTGTGCCCTCACGCCACTTGACGGCAGCGTGTCACCCGTGTCATCTGACTGTAGTGTGATGGAGAGAAACGTTCCCGTTTGCCGTGAATCACGACGGAAACGAAAGAGTTTTGTAAGCATGGCTTCGCCCGAGAGTCCCCTCAAATGCACGACACAGATGGTCACAACCTCCCCCCAAGTGCCCAATCCATCCCCTTCGTTTTCAGACAGCACGGCCCAGCCTGTGGAGTCCTCGCTGGCCTTCCCGTGGACCTTCCCATTCGGCATTGATAGGAGATTCCACTCAGATAAATCAAAGCTCCCAGAGAGCCCCCGGTGCCAAGAGCAGGCAGCAACAGTTACTTCTGAGGTAGTGGTTGGTCGGCGACTCAGTGACtttttgtcatgtgaaagcTCCAAGGAAGTGTCACCACCCGTGCCAACTGAGGAAGAAGATGTGAGGGTGAAAGTGGAAAGGCTCAGCGACGAGGAGGTCCAGGAGGCGTCTTCCCACCCTGTCAGCGCCTCCCAGAGCTCACTGAATGATCAACAGACGGTTCCAGGAAGTGAGCAGAGTCAGGAGGATCTCCTCATCAGTCCACAGTCATCATCCATAG gatCAATGGATGAGGGAGTGTCAGAGGGCTTGCCGTCAATTCAGAGCACCGCTAATGCTGGAGGACATGCGGAGGATGATGAAAG ATTAGAAGGTATTCAATATCCATACCACCTCTATATTGGCCCATCAGCCCGGCCCGGCACCAATGGCCCTGACAGGCCCTTTCAGTGTCCAACCTGTGGAGTTCGattcacacgcattcaaaacctgaagcagcacatgctcATACACTCCG GCATTAAGCCTTTCCAGTGTGACCGCTGTGGGAAAAAGTTCACACGGGCCTACTCTCTAAAGATGCATCGGCTGAAGCACGAAGGTAAACGCTGTTTCCGGTGCCAGATTTGTAGTGCCACATTCACGTCCTTCGGTGAATATAAGCACCACATGAGGGTCTCCCGACACATAATCCGCAAGCCGCGGATTTATGAGTGCAAAACGTGTGGCGCCATGTTCACCAACTCTGGCAATTTAATTGTACACCTGAGGAGTCTGAACCATGAGGCATCTGAACTAGCAAACTACTTCCAGAGCAG TGATTTCCTCGTGCCCGACTACCTGAGCCAtgtgcaggaggaggaggaggaggtgctcGGAGTCCAATATGAATTGGAAGAATCTCACCATCACCGTGTCTATGCGAGCAACACCTCCACATCCACAACCATTCccacctcgtcctcctcctcagttCAGATGGCTGTCATCTCCCAGGTCTCCGCCTCGACCCAGAATTGTGAGAGCTCACCTGGCTTCCTTTCACCCGATTCCATGGATCCCCTGGAAGCTCGCGTCTCGTTCAAGAAGCATGCAGGCGGCACCGCTGCCCTGGCAGAGGAGACCAAGAAGGACAACAGAGAAGGAGGCAGTTCACCCGTCGCGTTTGACCAAGTGCATCATCGGAGGCCCAATATCCTGGCCTAG
- the zbtb44 gene encoding zinc finger and BTB domain-containing protein 44 isoform X4: MGVKTFTHCSTSHSQEMLEKLNTLRNQGDLCDVTIRVQDKHFLAHKVVLACCSEFFRSKLVGRPEEEDKFVLDLHHVTVSGFAPLLEYAYTSTLSISTENIIDVLAAASYMQMFAVASTCSEFMKSSILWSPSNHNSNTLTAGKPLESAPESASSNCALTPLDGSVSPVSSDCSVMERNVPVCRESRRKRKSFVSMASPESPLKCTTQMVTTSPQVPNPSPSFSDSTAQPVESSLAFPWTFPFGIDRRFHSDKSKLPESPRCQEQAATVTSEVVVGRRLSDFLSCESSKEVSPPVPTEEEDVRVKVERLSDEEVQEASSHPVSASQSSLNDQQTVPGSEQSQEDLLISPQSSSIGSMDEGVSEGLPSIQSTANAGGHAEDDERLEGIQYPYHLYIGPSARPGTNGPDRPFQCPTCGVRFTRIQNLKQHMLIHSGIKPFQCDRCGKKFTRAYSLKMHRLKHEVISSCPTT, encoded by the exons ATGGGAGTGAAAACCTTTACCCATTGCTCGACCTCCCACAGCCAGGAGATGCTCGAAAAGCTCAACACTTTGCGTAATCAAGGTGACTTGTGTGATGTTACCATCAGGGTGCAAGACAAACATTTCCTGGCACATAAAGTGGTCCTGGCGTGCTGCAGTGAATTCTTCCGTTCCAAACTGGTGGGTCGGCCCGAGGAGGAGGACAAGTTTGTCTTGGACCTTCACCACGTGACCGTTAGTGGCTTTGCTCCTCTGCTGGAATACGCCTACACATCCACACTCTCCATCAGCACAGAAAATATTATCGACGTCCTCGCAGCTGCGAGTTACATGCAGATGTTTGCCGTAGCAAGCACTTGTTCAGAGTTCATGAAGTCCAGTATTCTATGGAGTCCAAGTAACCACAACAGCAACACGCTTACAGCAGGCAAACCCCTTGAATCAGCACCTGAGAGTGCCTCTTCAAACTGTGCCCTCACGCCACTTGACGGCAGCGTGTCACCCGTGTCATCTGACTGTAGTGTGATGGAGAGAAACGTTCCCGTTTGCCGTGAATCACGACGGAAACGAAAGAGTTTTGTAAGCATGGCTTCGCCCGAGAGTCCCCTCAAATGCACGACACAGATGGTCACAACCTCCCCCCAAGTGCCCAATCCATCCCCTTCGTTTTCAGACAGCACGGCCCAGCCTGTGGAGTCCTCGCTGGCCTTCCCGTGGACCTTCCCATTCGGCATTGATAGGAGATTCCACTCAGATAAATCAAAGCTCCCAGAGAGCCCCCGGTGCCAAGAGCAGGCAGCAACAGTTACTTCTGAGGTAGTGGTTGGTCGGCGACTCAGTGACtttttgtcatgtgaaagcTCCAAGGAAGTGTCACCACCCGTGCCAACTGAGGAAGAAGATGTGAGGGTGAAAGTGGAAAGGCTCAGCGACGAGGAGGTCCAGGAGGCGTCTTCCCACCCTGTCAGCGCCTCCCAGAGCTCACTGAATGATCAACAGACGGTTCCAGGAAGTGAGCAGAGTCAGGAGGATCTCCTCATCAGTCCACAGTCATCATCCATAG gatCAATGGATGAGGGAGTGTCAGAGGGCTTGCCGTCAATTCAGAGCACCGCTAATGCTGGAGGACATGCGGAGGATGATGAAAG ATTAGAAGGTATTCAATATCCATACCACCTCTATATTGGCCCATCAGCCCGGCCCGGCACCAATGGCCCTGACAGGCCCTTTCAGTGTCCAACCTGTGGAGTTCGattcacacgcattcaaaacctgaagcagcacatgctcATACACTCCG GCATTAAGCCTTTCCAGTGTGACCGCTGTGGGAAAAAGTTCACACGGGCCTACTCTCTAAAGATGCATCGGCTGAAGCACGAAG TGATTTCCTCGTGCCCGACTACCTGA
- the zbtb44 gene encoding zinc finger and BTB domain-containing protein 44 isoform X3, whose protein sequence is MGVKTFTHCSTSHSQEMLEKLNTLRNQGDLCDVTIRVQDKHFLAHKVVLACCSEFFRSKLVGRPEEEDKFVLDLHHVTVSGFAPLLEYAYTSTLSISTENIIDVLAAASYMQMFAVASTCSEFMKSSILWSPSNHNSNTLTAGKPLESAPESASSNCALTPLDGSVSPVSSDCSVMERNVPVCRESRRKRKSFVSMASPESPLKCTTQMVTTSPQVPNPSPSFSDSTAQPVESSLAFPWTFPFGIDRRFHSDKSKLPESPRCQEQAATVTSEVVVGRRLSDFLSCESSKEVSPPVPTEEEDVRVKVERLSDEEVQEASSHPVSASQSSLNDQQTVPGSEQSQEDLLISPQSSSIGSMDEGVSEGLPSIQSTANAGGHAEDDERLEGIQYPYHLYIGPSARPGTNGPDRPFQCPTCGVRFTRIQNLKQHMLIHSGIKPFQCDRCGKKFTRAYSLKMHRLKHEVVISSCPTT, encoded by the exons ATGGGAGTGAAAACCTTTACCCATTGCTCGACCTCCCACAGCCAGGAGATGCTCGAAAAGCTCAACACTTTGCGTAATCAAGGTGACTTGTGTGATGTTACCATCAGGGTGCAAGACAAACATTTCCTGGCACATAAAGTGGTCCTGGCGTGCTGCAGTGAATTCTTCCGTTCCAAACTGGTGGGTCGGCCCGAGGAGGAGGACAAGTTTGTCTTGGACCTTCACCACGTGACCGTTAGTGGCTTTGCTCCTCTGCTGGAATACGCCTACACATCCACACTCTCCATCAGCACAGAAAATATTATCGACGTCCTCGCAGCTGCGAGTTACATGCAGATGTTTGCCGTAGCAAGCACTTGTTCAGAGTTCATGAAGTCCAGTATTCTATGGAGTCCAAGTAACCACAACAGCAACACGCTTACAGCAGGCAAACCCCTTGAATCAGCACCTGAGAGTGCCTCTTCAAACTGTGCCCTCACGCCACTTGACGGCAGCGTGTCACCCGTGTCATCTGACTGTAGTGTGATGGAGAGAAACGTTCCCGTTTGCCGTGAATCACGACGGAAACGAAAGAGTTTTGTAAGCATGGCTTCGCCCGAGAGTCCCCTCAAATGCACGACACAGATGGTCACAACCTCCCCCCAAGTGCCCAATCCATCCCCTTCGTTTTCAGACAGCACGGCCCAGCCTGTGGAGTCCTCGCTGGCCTTCCCGTGGACCTTCCCATTCGGCATTGATAGGAGATTCCACTCAGATAAATCAAAGCTCCCAGAGAGCCCCCGGTGCCAAGAGCAGGCAGCAACAGTTACTTCTGAGGTAGTGGTTGGTCGGCGACTCAGTGACtttttgtcatgtgaaagcTCCAAGGAAGTGTCACCACCCGTGCCAACTGAGGAAGAAGATGTGAGGGTGAAAGTGGAAAGGCTCAGCGACGAGGAGGTCCAGGAGGCGTCTTCCCACCCTGTCAGCGCCTCCCAGAGCTCACTGAATGATCAACAGACGGTTCCAGGAAGTGAGCAGAGTCAGGAGGATCTCCTCATCAGTCCACAGTCATCATCCATAG gatCAATGGATGAGGGAGTGTCAGAGGGCTTGCCGTCAATTCAGAGCACCGCTAATGCTGGAGGACATGCGGAGGATGATGAAAG ATTAGAAGGTATTCAATATCCATACCACCTCTATATTGGCCCATCAGCCCGGCCCGGCACCAATGGCCCTGACAGGCCCTTTCAGTGTCCAACCTGTGGAGTTCGattcacacgcattcaaaacctgaagcagcacatgctcATACACTCCG GCATTAAGCCTTTCCAGTGTGACCGCTGTGGGAAAAAGTTCACACGGGCCTACTCTCTAAAGATGCATCGGCTGAAGCACGAAG TAGTGATTTCCTCGTGCCCGACTACCTGA